In Pseudofrankia saprophytica, one genomic interval encodes:
- a CDS encoding putative bifunctional diguanylate cyclase/phosphodiesterase, with product MGRPGKRPVDDLAAPAPVAAEPAAGAQPAAAAVAAARDVGAGMRDLAAAVQELAVGGDSPTTPMARRMPGVPPTPVGRALVSPVGANASGLVASGLAARFPVLPRTALAGWRRVVHRRGAGPRGGRPTAGLGAGDRQAAGAGTGPGVGTGAGGGGVTAFAVPSSRPVALASPVSPGPTGPLIALVVGLLVTVLVGLALLASRGAFGGGWTGRAGFLTSVLVATSLCLLTTRVKPVLRRFRGRDELTGLVGRRAFLDAATRVVGGGEHRVREAAPAALVLVDIDRFREINGVLGHESGDRLLAVVAHRLRVLIHPSDLAARIGGDEFAVLLRDAGPGRAELLASRLRDALRTPVLLADIPVQTEVSVGIAYAPAHGRSAAELLRHAEAAMYEAKLTRVGQRTYQRGRHAPTSPGRARLRLRAELRGALEQNQIELRYQPKADPRTGRVTGLEALVRWQHPREGLRGPAVFLPEMEQAGLMPQLTRRVLDLALADCASWHAAGAALSVSVNVPPSMIGDAGFVELVSDALRRHELAPRALVVEVTEEAVITAREQAGRTLADLRGLGVRVSLDDYGTGFCSLAYLRELPADEVKLDQMFLRDMHRDPSAAEIVRSTVSLAHALDLRIVAEGVETKAAWLALASWRCDEVQGYFISPPLAGGRVVAWLGDWAQRVSRQSQTAGASPSRDSQGSGQASAPAPGLAAAGQDDTREQPSAHARSEARIPPRGLAVAWATGLAVSPLVPVQSTTRNGQLGLPRPVPAMYAAPPPGRPAAGLAPRRPAPPGR from the coding sequence GTGGGGAGGCCCGGTAAGCGACCGGTCGACGACCTGGCGGCGCCCGCTCCGGTGGCGGCCGAGCCGGCCGCCGGAGCCCAGCCCGCCGCGGCGGCGGTGGCGGCCGCGCGGGACGTGGGCGCTGGGATGCGAGATCTCGCGGCTGCCGTGCAGGAGCTGGCGGTGGGCGGGGACAGCCCCACGACGCCGATGGCCCGGAGGATGCCGGGTGTCCCGCCGACCCCGGTGGGCCGCGCGCTGGTGAGCCCGGTCGGGGCGAACGCCAGCGGGTTGGTCGCCTCGGGGCTCGCGGCCAGGTTCCCCGTGCTTCCCCGGACGGCGCTCGCGGGCTGGCGCCGCGTGGTCCACCGCCGCGGCGCCGGTCCGCGCGGCGGACGGCCAACCGCCGGCCTCGGCGCTGGCGACCGCCAGGCAGCGGGTGCCGGTACGGGACCCGGTGTCGGTACGGGAGCGGGCGGCGGCGGTGTCACGGCATTCGCGGTGCCGTCCAGCCGGCCGGTGGCCCTGGCGAGCCCGGTCTCGCCCGGTCCGACCGGGCCGCTGATCGCGCTGGTCGTGGGCCTGCTCGTCACCGTCCTGGTCGGCCTCGCGCTGCTGGCGAGCCGCGGCGCGTTCGGGGGCGGCTGGACGGGCCGCGCCGGGTTCCTCACCTCGGTGCTGGTGGCCACCTCGCTGTGCCTGCTGACGACGCGGGTGAAGCCGGTGCTGCGCCGGTTCCGCGGCCGTGACGAGCTGACGGGCCTGGTCGGCCGGCGGGCCTTCCTCGACGCCGCGACCCGGGTCGTCGGCGGTGGCGAGCACCGGGTGCGGGAGGCCGCCCCGGCGGCGCTCGTCCTCGTCGACATCGACCGGTTCCGGGAGATCAACGGTGTTCTCGGCCACGAGAGCGGCGACCGGCTGCTCGCCGTCGTCGCCCACCGGCTGCGCGTCCTGATCCATCCCTCGGACCTGGCCGCGCGGATCGGCGGCGACGAGTTCGCCGTGCTGCTGCGCGACGCCGGACCCGGACGGGCGGAACTTCTCGCCAGCCGGCTGCGCGACGCGCTGCGCACCCCCGTGCTGCTCGCCGACATACCGGTGCAGACCGAGGTCAGCGTCGGGATCGCCTACGCCCCGGCGCACGGCCGCAGCGCCGCCGAGCTGCTGCGTCACGCCGAGGCGGCGATGTACGAGGCGAAGCTGACCCGCGTCGGCCAGCGCACCTACCAGCGCGGCCGGCACGCGCCCACGTCGCCCGGCCGGGCGAGGCTGCGGCTGCGCGCCGAGCTGCGTGGCGCCCTCGAGCAGAACCAGATCGAGCTGCGCTACCAGCCGAAGGCAGACCCGCGCACCGGCCGGGTCACCGGGCTGGAGGCGCTGGTGCGCTGGCAGCACCCGCGCGAGGGCCTGCGCGGCCCCGCCGTCTTCCTGCCCGAGATGGAGCAGGCCGGCCTGATGCCGCAGCTCACCCGCCGGGTGCTGGACCTCGCCCTCGCCGACTGCGCCTCCTGGCACGCGGCCGGCGCGGCGCTGTCGGTCTCCGTGAACGTCCCGCCGTCGATGATCGGGGACGCGGGCTTCGTCGAGCTGGTCAGCGACGCGCTGCGCCGCCACGAGCTCGCGCCGCGCGCCCTCGTCGTCGAGGTCACCGAGGAGGCGGTCATCACCGCCAGAGAGCAGGCCGGGCGCACGCTCGCCGACCTGCGCGGGCTCGGCGTGCGCGTCAGCCTCGACGACTACGGCACCGGCTTCTGTTCGCTCGCCTACCTGCGGGAGCTGCCGGCCGACGAGGTCAAGCTGGACCAGATGTTCCTGCGGGACATGCACCGGGACCCGTCCGCCGCCGAGATCGTCCGCTCGACCGTGTCGCTGGCGCACGCCCTGGACCTGCGGATCGTCGCCGAAGGCGTGGAGACGAAGGCCGCATGGCTGGCCCTGGCAAGCTGGCGCTGCGACGAGGTGCAGGGATACTTCATCTCGCCCCCGCTGGCCGGCGGCCGGGTCGTCGCGTGGCTCGGGGACTGGGCACAGCGGGTATCCCGGCAGAGCCAGACCGCCGGCGCGTCCCCCAGCCGGGACAGCCAGGGGTCCGGCCAGGCATCGGCACCGGCACCGGGGCTGGCCGCCGCTGGCCAGGACGACACGCGCGAGCAGCCGTCGGCGCACGCGCGGTCCGAGGCGCGGATCCCGCCCCGGGGCCTGGCCGTGGCCTGGGCGACCGGCCTCGCGGTGTCGCCGCTGGTCCCGGTCCAGTCGACGACCAGGAACGGCCAGCTCGGCCTGCCCCGCCCGGTCCCCGCCATGTACGCCGCCCCGCCGCCCGGCCGCCCCGCCGCCGGCCTGGCACCGAGGCGGCCGGCCCCCCCTGGCCGGTGA
- a CDS encoding class E sortase, with amino-acid sequence MVGAADGDPVDEYPAGVPAGSAARARAREQAQGAQDQAREAQNQAQDRDEAWRGAGLVAGGREERQVADGPAGQVPRQAGPPDGRADDGRPDGGRSDGGRGSAAPPSAPPPGQPPRPRLGRVGAAAVRAVGELLITLGLLVALFLAYQLWITDLFQARSQSRLHDRLTASWHGPATKPPAKPSQPPPATRPKPAVGQGFAVLHIPRLGDDYAPVVVEGVGEAQLEEGPGHYPGTAMPGETGNFVVSGHRTTYGKPFNRLDELRTGDPVVVEVSDRYYVYRMTRSEVVAPDRIDVTAPVPEHPGATPTAAVLTMTTCHPKYSAKSRLIVFASLDRTVMKAPGAGVPFASGEA; translated from the coding sequence ATGGTGGGAGCGGCGGACGGCGACCCGGTGGACGAGTACCCGGCCGGTGTCCCCGCCGGCAGCGCGGCCCGGGCTCGGGCCCGGGAACAGGCCCAGGGAGCCCAGGACCAGGCTCGGGAAGCCCAGAACCAGGCTCAGGACCGGGACGAGGCATGGCGCGGGGCCGGGTTGGTGGCCGGCGGCCGCGAGGAGCGCCAGGTCGCCGACGGCCCCGCCGGCCAGGTGCCGCGCCAGGCCGGCCCGCCCGACGGCCGCGCGGACGACGGCCGCCCAGACGGTGGCCGCTCAGACGGTGGCCGCGGCTCGGCGGCGCCGCCGAGTGCCCCGCCGCCGGGCCAGCCGCCGCGGCCGCGGCTTGGACGAGTGGGCGCCGCGGCCGTGCGCGCGGTGGGAGAGCTCCTCATCACCCTGGGTCTGCTCGTCGCGCTGTTCCTGGCCTACCAGTTGTGGATCACCGACCTGTTCCAGGCGAGGTCGCAGAGCAGGCTGCACGACCGGCTCACCGCGTCCTGGCACGGGCCGGCCACCAAACCGCCCGCGAAGCCGTCGCAGCCACCGCCCGCGACGCGGCCGAAACCGGCCGTCGGTCAGGGCTTCGCGGTGCTGCACATTCCGCGCCTCGGCGACGACTACGCGCCCGTCGTCGTCGAGGGAGTCGGCGAGGCCCAGCTGGAGGAAGGGCCCGGGCATTATCCCGGAACGGCGATGCCAGGGGAAACGGGCAACTTTGTTGTATCAGGTCACCGGACCACCTATGGGAAACCGTTCAACCGGTTGGATGAGCTGCGCACCGGCGATCCGGTGGTAGTGGAGGTCTCTGACCGTTACTACGTCTATCGAATGACCAGGTCGGAGGTTGTCGCACCCGACCGGATCGACGTGACCGCCCCGGTCCCGGAACACCCCGGGGCCACACCCACGGCGGCCGTTCTGACGATGACGACCTGTCACCCCAAGTACTCGGCAAAAAGCAGGCTCATCGTCTTCGCCTCGCTCGACAGAACCGTTATGAAGGCGCCGGGCGCCGGGGTGCCGTTCGCTTCAGGGGAGGCCTGA